Sequence from the Microbacterium faecale genome:
ACGCACGGGATCGAAGTCGTGATCGGCGCGGCGCGCGTCGCTCCAGGTGAGGTCGGTGTTCGTCATACGAGGCTTCCTTCTTCCATCGCCGTGCGGTTCTCGCGCACGGTGACCGGAACCGACGTGAGGCCGACCTCCGGCATCCGTGCGTAGGTGTACGGGCCGTGCGTCGCGAAGCTGTCGGTTCCGGCCAGCAGCTCTTCGAGGGCGATCCGGATCGCCATGCGAGCGAGCGGCGAGCCCACGCAGCGGTGCGGGCCGCGCCCGAAGCCGAGGTGCTGTGCGACGTTCTCGCGGCCGAGGATGAACGTGTCGGGGTTCTCGAAGACGCGCGGATCCCGATTGGCCGCCGCGTACGGGAGCGTCACGGGAACCTCGACGGGGATCGTGCGGCCGCGCACTTCGGTGGGCCTTGACGCGGTACGCGCGAACCCGCGGTACGGCGCGTAGAGGCGAAGGAACTCCTCGACCGCGCCGGGGATGAGCTCCGGCTCGGCGCGCAGCCGGTCCTGCAGGGCCGTGTCGTTCGAGAGGTGGCGCAGCGTGGATCCGAGCAGGATCGGCGGGGCGACCATGCCGACGACGAGGCTCTGGCGAAGGCAGCCGACGAGGTGCTCCTCCGAGAGCGGCTCACCGTCGACGCGCTCGGCGAGCAGTGAGCTGGCGGGATCCTCGTCAACGGGGAGCGCGTGCTCGCGGCGGCGACGCACGAGGTCGCGAGCGATGTCGTACATCTTCTCGCTCATCACGGTCGTGGTCTCACTGTCTTGCTCGCGCCACGCGGTGATCCACGCGAACGACGTCTCGGCGAGGTGGGGCGCGATGTGCGGCTCGAGGTTCAGCCATTCCGTCGTCACCCAGGCGGGGAACTCGACGCCGAACCCCGTGGCGATGTCGCCCTCGCCGGCTTCGAGGAGCGGGCGAAGCGCGCGGCGCGCGTGCTTCCGCAGGGCGGGCTCGAGGCGCTCGAGACGCGTCCGCTGCAACGTGCGCTCGAGGGCGCGGCGGAACGGCGTGTGCGCGGGAGCGTCGAAGTTGAGCGGGGGGCGGCGCAGGCCGCGCGGGTCACTCGGAACCACCGCGCGGACGGACGAGATGAAGGTCTGCGGGTTCATGGCCGCGGCCTTCACGTCGTCGTAGCGCGTGAGCGCGTAGAAGCCGCCGTATGCCGAGGTGTACGCGACGGGGCACTCCTCGCGCAGTCGGGCGTACATTGCGTGGGCTGCGACCGGGCCGTCGTCCGCCGTCAGGTCGAAGTCGTCGTCCATGCGCACCTCCGGGTCGTGCCACCTTTGGCATTACATTCATCGTGCCGACCGGACGGAAATTTGTCAAGTAATGCGCGTGCTGCATCGGGTGCATGTGGACGGCTCAGGCGAGCGTCAAGAGCAGGTTCGGCGGTGCCGCCTGGCGTCGAAAATGATATCAACCGGGTTGATATTAGGGGGAGGTGGTGTCATCCTCGTACCGACCCGCGATTCGCGGGACCTTGACGACGATGGTGTGGGACGAGGGAGAGCGATGAAGCCTGTGACGCGCCGATGGACGCACGCCGCTGCGGCGGTAGCGGTCGGGACGCTGGCCGTGACGACGGTGGCGCCGGCAGCGGCTGATGAGCCGGATCAGACGATCGAGGGGCGCCTCGCCGACTCGGCGCCGTATCGATTCGTCGTCCCGGGCGACTGGAACGGCACGGTCTTCGTCGAGCTCGACTTCGCCTCAGGCGGCCCCTCCGGTGCCCAGCAGGCGCTCATCGACGACGGCGCTGCCTATGGCGGCACGACGCGCGACGTGACGGGCTGGGATCTCGCGGGCGCCGTCGACAACCAGCTCGAAGCGCTCGACGCATTCGCCGCCGCGGTCGGCGAGCCGTCGCGGACCATCGCGATGGGGTCGTCGATGGGCGGCATGATCGCCGCGACGACGGGCGAGCTGCACCCCGACCGCATCGACGGCGTGGTCGCCGCGTGCGGCGGACTCTCCGGCACGGTCTCGCAGTGGAACCAGAAGCTCGACACCGTCTTCACGCTGGCGCAGCTCATCGATCCGAGCCTGCCCGTCGTCGACATCCCGGAGGACATCGAGGCCGCCCGTTCCCTCTGGCAGGACGCGCTCGCCGAGGCGCAGCAGACGCCGGAGGGACGCGCACGCATCGCCCTCGCGTCGGCGATCGGGCAGCTGCCCGCATGGTCGCAGAGCGTCGCGGACCCGGATCCGCGTGATCCGCACGAGTACCAGGCCGGGTGGTACGGATCCCTCTCGGGTGATCCGCTGCCGTACATCGGCCAGGCCATGAGCAGCCGGTACGCGAGCACGCAGCAGTTCGGCGGCCTGCCGTCGTGGAACGTCGGCATCGACTACAAGAGGCAGCTGCGGATGGTTTCGGCCGACGCGCGTCGCGTGGTGAAGGCGCTCTACCGCGACGCGGGGCTGTCGCTCGAGAAGGACCTCGCGACCGTCAACGGCGCGGATCGGATCGAGGCTGATCCGGAGGCCGTGGAGCGCTTCGCCGCGAGCTACGAGTTCACGGGCGAGATCTCCGTGCCGACGCTGACGCTGAACAACGTCGGCGACCAGATCTCGACCGTCGCACAGCAGTCGGCCTACGAGCAGCGCGTGCGACGCGCGGGGAACGCGCCCTTGCTGCGCCAGGTATACGTCGGCTCGGCGGGACACTGCGCGTTCAGCGACGCCGAGGTGGTCACCGCCGCGAACGTGCTCCTCGATCGGCTCGACACGGGCCGCTGGGGCGGATCCACAGTTCCGCATCACCTGAACGCGGCCGCCGAGAGGCTCGACATGGGCGAGGCGCGCTTCATCAATTACCGCCTCGAGCGCTTCAATAGGTGAGCCGCCGCCGGCCACTCGTTCGTGTGACGCAAACGACCCTTCGTTCGGCCGGGAAGGGTCGTTTGCGTCACACGAACGGTCGGCGCGGGTACTCGGGGTCAGGCGGGGTAGTCGAGATCGTCGAGCAGGCGCAGACCGCGCTCAGCCCAGGCGATCTCGGCACGGGCGCGGTCGACGAGGTTCTCGTAGCCGAGCCGCTTGAAGGCAACGACACGATCCTGGTCGTCCGGCTCGGTCGCGCCGAGGCGCTTCATCAGCGCGGGGTTGGACCGCGCGTCGATCCGTTCGAGTTCGGCGTCCCACTGCGCGAGCTCTCCCTGCCAATGGGCGATGTGCTCGGAGAGGAACGTGCGCGCGGCCGCCGGCTCTGCGGCCTCGAGATAGGCGGCCTTGAGTGAGGCCGGCTCGCGCACGCGCGCGTAGGTCAGGGGACCATTGAGCCAGCCTCGGTAGTCGTTCTCGCCAGCGGGGGTGACGTGATAGACGCGCCGCGTCGCACGGGTGCCGCGCACCTGCGACTCGCCTTCGATGAGACCGGCGGCTTCCATCTTGCGCAGCTCGGGGTAGATCTGGCTGTCCGGCGCGTGCCAGAGGTAACCGACGGACGTGTCGAACTGCTTCTGCAGGTCGTACCCCGAGGTCGCGCCGACGCGGAGGAGCGCGAGGAGGGCGTATCGGAGACTCATGCGATGACCTTCGTAAGAGACGGGGCCCGAGCTTGCGCTCGGGCCCCGTCGGGAGAAATCAGTCCGTGTATCCGGTACGCCATCCACCCTGGTAGGTCTCGCGCGCGACCGACGAGAACGGCACCGGGCTGACGACAGCGCGGACCTCGATCTGGTCGTGCTTCTCAACCGACGCCTTCGACGTTCCGCCGCCGGGCTCGCCCCAGACGACCTTGACCTCGGCGCCCTCGGGGACATCCGGGTTCACGGTCGCGAGCGACAGGCCGCGACGCTCGTTCGAGCTGTAGCCGGTGAACATCGAGAAGCCGACGTTGTTGCCGTCAGCGTCAACGACCGAGTCGTAGTTCGCCGAGCCGTAGTTCGCGAGAGGCAGGTCGAAGAACTTGTAGTTCGGGCCGTCGACGTCGAACAGCGAACCGAAGATCTTCGTGAGGTCCTCGGCGTTCCACTCGAGCGTGACCTTGCGACGCTGCGTTGCCGGGTCGATCTTCTCGAGCGCGTCGCGTCCGATGAAGTCGTGGTCGAACTTCACGAAGGATCCGTATCCGAGCTCCCACGGCGTGAGGTAGTAGTCGGAGATGTCGTCCGACACGAAGGATCCGGCGAGCGTGCCCGTCGCCTCGTAACCGTCGGCCGGCAGCCAGCTGCGGTACGCGGCCTCCTCGGCACCCGAGTAGATCGCGGGGAGCGGGGAGGGGATCCAGCCCGACTCGAGCGTGTTCGACGGGTACGCACGCGAACCCACCGGCACGAGACCGAACTCGGCGCCCGCCTCCACGATCGTGTCGCGGATCAGGTCGTGGTCCTCGTACGGGCCCCAGATCTCGAGACCGGGAGCGCCGGCCATGCCGTGACGCAGCGTGCGCACGTTCTTGCCGGCGATCGTCATGGTCGACATGTTGAAGAACCGCAGCTGCTCGAGCGGGCCGCCGTTGACCTTCTCGATGACGTCCCAGGCGCGCGGGCCCTGGATCTGGAAGCGGTAGTACTGGCGCGACACGGCGTGGCCGTAGGGCCGCGACGGCGAGCGGCGGTCGACCTCGACGTCCAGGTTCGAGTATCCGCCGGTCTCACCGTGGTACATGAGCCAGTTCGACGCGGGTGAACGTCCGACGTAGACGTACTCTTCCTCGGCCTCACGGAAGAGGATGCCGTCGCCGATGACGTGGCCCGAGGCCGTCGTCGGCACGTACTGCTTGGCCTTGTTCACCGCGAAGTTCGCGACCGAGTTGATCGCGGTGTCGCTGATGAGCTTGATGGCGTCGGATCCCTTGAGGAACACGTTGTCCATGTGGTGCGACTGGTCGTAGAGGACGGCCGTCTCGCGCCACGCGCGCTGTTCCTTGATCCAGTTCTGGAAGTCGGCGGGAACGACCGGGTAGATATACGAGCCGATCTGCGAATTACGCAGCATGTCGACGGCATTGCCTGCCTGGTCAAGCGCCTGCTGGAGATTCTGAGGTGCCACGGTGAACCTTTCTCTGTACGTGGTGGAGGGTTTAGGTGTTGAAGACGATGGTGTGATTGCCGTGCCGGATGATGCGGTCCTGCGCGTGCCAAAGCACGGCGCGAGACAGCACGGCCCGCTCAACGTCGGCGCCGCGGGCCTGAAGGTCCGCCGCGGTCTCGGCGTGCGTGACGCGCACGACATCCTGCTCGATGATGGGGCCCTCATCGAGCTCCTCGGTGACGTAGTGCGCGGTGGCGCCGATGAGCTTCACGCCCCGTTCCTTCGCCTTGCGGTACGGCCCGGCGCCGATGAACGCCGGCAGGAAGGAGTGGTGGATGTTGATGACCGGCACGCCGATCTTCTCGAGGAAGTCGTTCGAGATGACCTGCATGTAGCGCGCCAGCACGACGAAGTCGACGTTGCCCTTGAGCAGCCCGAGGATCTCGGCCTCGGATTGCGACTTGTCGGACCCCGACTGCGACGGCACGTGGAAGAACGGCACGCCGAAGGTGCGCACGTCATCGGCCACATCGGTGTGGTTCGAGATCGTCATCGGAATCGTGACCGGCAGCTCGCCGCGACGGTGACGCCACAGCAGGTCGAGCAGGCAGTGGTCGCTCTTCGATGCGAGCACGGCCATCCGCAGCGGGAGGGAGAGGTCACGCAGCCGCCATTCGAGGCCCATCGGCTTGACGGTCTCGTCGAGGTCGGCGCGGATGTCCGGGAGTGCCGCGACGAGGTCGGGCCGGTGGAACACGATGCGCTGGAAGAAGTCGCCGCCCGACGGGCCGGTCGAGTGCTGATCGAGCGCGATGATGTTCCCGCCGCGACGCGCCACGAGCGAGGCGATCTCGTTCACGATGCCGGCCTGGTCCGGACCGTGGACGATCAGGCTGGCGTGATCGACAAGGTGCGGGATCGGTGCGGTCATGACGCATCCTTTCGGAACTTCTGCGCCCACTCGGCCGTCGCCAGCAGGCCACCGAACGTGTAGAGGTGGATGCCGACGTCCCCGGCTGCGGGGTCGTCCTCGACGAGGGCGCCGAGCTCGTTCACGAAGCGGTCCGGTCCGGCGGTGCCCATGAGGTTGGTCAGCGAGAAACCGTACTTCTTGACGATCATCGCGTTCGCGCCGACGCCGAATCGGCGGGCGAACGCGAGCAGTCGCTTGATGCCAGCCGGGCCGGGAACACCGATGCGCAGCGGCGCGTCGATGCCGCGCTGACGCACCTCGCGGATCCACGAGATGACGGGATCCGTGTCGAAGCCGAACTGCGTCAGCACGACGCGGTCGAGGTCCTGCTCCTTGAGCGCGGTCGACTTTCGCTCGAGGTGGTCCCAGAGGTCGGCGTCCGAGATGTCCGGGTGGCCCTCGGGGTATCCCGCGATCGAGACCTCCTTGACGCCGAACTCCGGAAGCCGTCCCGACTGGATCACGTCGAGCGCGCTCGCGTACGGACCCATCGGGGTCTCGGGGTCGCCGCCGACGCAGAAGATGTTCTCGATGGCGTCGACCTCGCGCAGCGCGGAGAGGAACTCCTCGAGCTGTCCGGGGGACGCGATGCGGCGCGCCGAGATGTGCGCGACCGGAGTGAATCCGGCCTGCTTCACGGCCTTGGCCGCGGCGATGCGCATCTCGAGATCCTCGTTGCCGAGGAAGGTCACGTTGATCCGCGTTCCTGCGGGGAGGGCGTGCTGGGCCTCGAGCAGTCCGGGCACATCCTTGCCCGTCATCTCGAGGGAGTAGTCGTCGATGAGGTTGATACCGGCGTTCACGGGTGATCCTTTCGAATCGGTGCGCGTCGTCGCGCGTCGAGTTACAGAGTACCTATATGCATAGGTAAAGGGAAGAGGGAAAATCGCGCCCGCCTCGACAGTGGCGAGACGGGCGCGATCTGAGGGGCGGATTAGTCCGCGC
This genomic interval carries:
- a CDS encoding PadR family transcriptional regulator, which translates into the protein MSLRYALLALLRVGATSGYDLQKQFDTSVGYLWHAPDSQIYPELRKMEAAGLIEGESQVRGTRATRRVYHVTPAGENDYRGWLNGPLTYARVREPASLKAAYLEAAEPAAARTFLSEHIAHWQGELAQWDAELERIDARSNPALMKRLGATEPDDQDRVVAFKRLGYENLVDRARAEIAWAERGLRLLDDLDYPA
- the ligM gene encoding vanillate/3-O-methylgallate O-demethylase — its product is MAPQNLQQALDQAGNAVDMLRNSQIGSYIYPVVPADFQNWIKEQRAWRETAVLYDQSHHMDNVFLKGSDAIKLISDTAINSVANFAVNKAKQYVPTTASGHVIGDGILFREAEEEYVYVGRSPASNWLMYHGETGGYSNLDVEVDRRSPSRPYGHAVSRQYYRFQIQGPRAWDVIEKVNGGPLEQLRFFNMSTMTIAGKNVRTLRHGMAGAPGLEIWGPYEDHDLIRDTIVEAGAEFGLVPVGSRAYPSNTLESGWIPSPLPAIYSGAEEAAYRSWLPADGYEATGTLAGSFVSDDISDYYLTPWELGYGSFVKFDHDFIGRDALEKIDPATQRRKVTLEWNAEDLTKIFGSLFDVDGPNYKFFDLPLANYGSANYDSVVDADGNNVGFSMFTGYSSNERRGLSLATVNPDVPEGAEVKVVWGEPGGGTSKASVEKHDQIEVRAVVSPVPFSSVARETYQGGWRTGYTD
- the purU gene encoding formyltetrahydrofolate deformylase — encoded protein: MTAPIPHLVDHASLIVHGPDQAGIVNEIASLVARRGGNIIALDQHSTGPSGGDFFQRIVFHRPDLVAALPDIRADLDETVKPMGLEWRLRDLSLPLRMAVLASKSDHCLLDLLWRHRRGELPVTIPMTISNHTDVADDVRTFGVPFFHVPSQSGSDKSQSEAEILGLLKGNVDFVVLARYMQVISNDFLEKIGVPVINIHHSFLPAFIGAGPYRKAKERGVKLIGATAHYVTEELDEGPIIEQDVVRVTHAETAADLQARGADVERAVLSRAVLWHAQDRIIRHGNHTIVFNT
- a CDS encoding methylenetetrahydrofolate reductase; amino-acid sequence: MNAGINLIDDYSLEMTGKDVPGLLEAQHALPAGTRINVTFLGNEDLEMRIAAAKAVKQAGFTPVAHISARRIASPGQLEEFLSALREVDAIENIFCVGGDPETPMGPYASALDVIQSGRLPEFGVKEVSIAGYPEGHPDISDADLWDHLERKSTALKEQDLDRVVLTQFGFDTDPVISWIREVRQRGIDAPLRIGVPGPAGIKRLLAFARRFGVGANAMIVKKYGFSLTNLMGTAGPDRFVNELGALVEDDPAAGDVGIHLYTFGGLLATAEWAQKFRKDAS
- a CDS encoding alpha/beta fold hydrolase; the encoded protein is MKPVTRRWTHAAAAVAVGTLAVTTVAPAAADEPDQTIEGRLADSAPYRFVVPGDWNGTVFVELDFASGGPSGAQQALIDDGAAYGGTTRDVTGWDLAGAVDNQLEALDAFAAAVGEPSRTIAMGSSMGGMIAATTGELHPDRIDGVVAACGGLSGTVSQWNQKLDTVFTLAQLIDPSLPVVDIPEDIEAARSLWQDALAEAQQTPEGRARIALASAIGQLPAWSQSVADPDPRDPHEYQAGWYGSLSGDPLPYIGQAMSSRYASTQQFGGLPSWNVGIDYKRQLRMVSADARRVVKALYRDAGLSLEKDLATVNGADRIEADPEAVERFAASYEFTGEISVPTLTLNNVGDQISTVAQQSAYEQRVRRAGNAPLLRQVYVGSAGHCAFSDAEVVTAANVLLDRLDTGRWGGSTVPHHLNAAAERLDMGEARFINYRLERFNR
- a CDS encoding cytochrome P450, producing MDDDFDLTADDGPVAAHAMYARLREECPVAYTSAYGGFYALTRYDDVKAAAMNPQTFISSVRAVVPSDPRGLRRPPLNFDAPAHTPFRRALERTLQRTRLERLEPALRKHARRALRPLLEAGEGDIATGFGVEFPAWVTTEWLNLEPHIAPHLAETSFAWITAWREQDSETTTVMSEKMYDIARDLVRRRREHALPVDEDPASSLLAERVDGEPLSEEHLVGCLRQSLVVGMVAPPILLGSTLRHLSNDTALQDRLRAEPELIPGAVEEFLRLYAPYRGFARTASRPTEVRGRTIPVEVPVTLPYAAANRDPRVFENPDTFILGRENVAQHLGFGRGPHRCVGSPLARMAIRIALEELLAGTDSFATHGPYTYARMPEVGLTSVPVTVRENRTAMEEGSLV